In a genomic window of Candidatus Syntrophosphaera sp.:
- a CDS encoding ATP-binding cassette domain-containing protein, which translates to MIKVQSLVKEFPKKDGTSFRAVDEVSFEAAHGEIVCLLGVNGAGKTTTMRILSTVFQPQSGTAEIEGYDILTQGDKVRQNLGFLSGDTGLYLRLTPREFITYFGRLYGIRDEEIKARIVDMAQLLDMNEFLDKKMEFLSSGMKQKVSIVRSIIHDPPVMIFDEPTAGLDILTARNIISFIRDCKQRGKCVLFSTHIMREAERLADRIVMIHNGRILTQGTLDSMRGESSLTDLDDIFVYYVNQANAEVKVAANEF; encoded by the coding sequence ATGATCAAGGTCCAGTCTTTGGTAAAAGAGTTTCCCAAGAAGGACGGCACGTCGTTCCGGGCGGTTGATGAGGTGAGTTTCGAAGCGGCCCATGGCGAAATCGTCTGCCTTTTGGGAGTGAACGGAGCGGGGAAAACCACCACCATGCGCATCCTCTCCACGGTTTTCCAGCCCCAATCGGGAACCGCCGAAATAGAAGGATACGACATTCTCACCCAGGGCGACAAGGTCCGGCAGAACCTGGGTTTTCTTTCCGGAGACACCGGGCTGTACTTACGCCTCACCCCCAGGGAGTTCATCACCTATTTCGGCCGTCTCTACGGCATCCGGGACGAAGAGATCAAGGCCAGGATCGTTGACATGGCCCAGCTTTTGGACATGAACGAATTCCTGGATAAAAAGATGGAATTCCTTTCCAGCGGGATGAAGCAGAAGGTTTCCATCGTGCGTTCCATCATCCACGATCCCCCGGTGATGATCTTCGACGAGCCCACCGCCGGCCTGGACATCCTCACGGCCCGCAACATCATCTCTTTCATCCGCGATTGCAAACAAAGGGGAAAATGCGTGCTCTTTTCCACCCACATCATGCGCGAGGCCGAACGCCTGGCAGACCGGATCGTGATGATCCACAACGGCAGGATCCTCACCCAGGGGACTCTGGATAGCATGCGCGGGGAATCCTCCCTGACGGATCTGGACGACATCTTTGTCTATTACGTGAATCAGGCCAACGCAGAAGTGAAGGTGGCGGCAAATGAATTTTAA
- a CDS encoding class I SAM-dependent methyltransferase has product MENAFSILKQIKGENVLDAATGRGDFINVLRKNLGSYVQIIGVDSSEKSIEYAQKLFPDNDIEIYQMDLQDLQFEDGSFDLVSLANSLHHLDNQKVIFTELMRVLKPGGTFLLTEMYQDGEQSEAQQTHILMHHWLASIDRRFGLYHQETYTREEILKIVKKLKLSKLNIIDFYQPVDNPKEARNCEQLRRNIAETFKRLENFEDGAELTDAGKAIVERINNVGCASPSRLLITGVKPKPRSS; this is encoded by the coding sequence ATGGAAAACGCGTTCAGCATTCTCAAGCAGATCAAGGGGGAAAATGTTCTGGACGCCGCCACCGGACGCGGCGATTTCATCAATGTCCTGCGGAAGAACCTGGGCTCCTACGTCCAGATCATTGGCGTGGATTCATCTGAAAAGAGCATCGAATACGCCCAGAAGCTCTTCCCGGACAATGATATCGAGATCTACCAAATGGATCTGCAGGACCTGCAGTTTGAAGATGGAAGTTTCGACCTGGTTAGCCTGGCCAATTCACTGCACCATCTGGACAACCAGAAGGTTATCTTCACTGAACTGATGAGGGTCCTGAAACCGGGAGGAACCTTCCTGCTCACGGAGATGTATCAGGACGGCGAACAAAGCGAGGCGCAGCAAACCCATATCCTCATGCACCACTGGCTGGCCTCGATCGACCGCCGCTTCGGGCTTTATCACCAAGAAACCTACACTCGGGAGGAGATCCTCAAGATCGTGAAAAAACTCAAGTTAAGCAAGCTGAACATAATAGATTTTTACCAGCCGGTGGACAATCCCAAGGAGGCCAGGAACTGCGAGCAACTCAGGCGAAACATCGCCGAAACCTTCAAACGCCTGGAAAATTTCGAGGATGGCGCTGAACTGACCGACGCAGGAAAAGCCATCGTCGAACGTATAAACAATGTGGGATGCGCCAGCCCCAGCCGCCTGCTGATCACCGGGGTTAAACCAAAGCCAAGAAGTTCATAG
- the glmS gene encoding glutamine--fructose-6-phosphate transaminase (isomerizing), which produces MCGIVGYIGSRNALPIVVEALKRLEYRGYDSSGCALIHGNELQVYKKQGKIVELERSLPEPNKCSGQIAIAHTRWATHGEPNELNAHPQVDCSGTIAIVHNGIIENYKLLKQQLLELGHTFTSETDTEVVVHLIEHYQNSESCLEDAVREALKRVEGTYGLVVLSQAEPDKLIAVRKGSPLIIGIGGGEHFIASDVSAIVIHTKHVIYLEDDEICVVRRDTFDITNMRHELVQPQISVVDWDISAIEKGDFQHFMLKEIYEQPSTVDNAFRGRIDEKNGTARLGGLNLTPQELRQARNIHLIACGTSFHAALIGKYMIEDMARIPVQAEYASEYRYRNPIIDADTLVFVISQSGETADTLAAMREAKSRGARVLGITNVVGSTIARESSGGSYIHAGSEIGVASTKAFTSQVTILFLLAVLLGRQRSFATNLGLDYIRELQQIPAKIESILAQNERLRQIAASIKDCPQALYLGRGINYPVALEGALKLKEISYIHAEGYPAAEMKHGPIALIDEHMPVVAIATRDPLYEKIHTNLQEVRSRRARLITIATEGDTELEKLSEHVIHIPDTLQNLQPLLTVIPLQLLAYHVADLKGLDVDQPRNLAKSVTVE; this is translated from the coding sequence ATGTGCGGAATAGTTGGTTACATCGGCTCCCGCAACGCCCTGCCCATCGTGGTTGAAGCCCTGAAACGCCTGGAATACCGAGGCTACGACAGCTCCGGCTGCGCCTTGATCCATGGGAACGAGCTGCAGGTCTACAAAAAACAGGGCAAGATCGTGGAACTGGAGCGCTCATTGCCTGAACCGAACAAATGTTCAGGCCAGATCGCCATTGCCCACACCCGCTGGGCCACCCACGGCGAGCCAAATGAGCTCAACGCCCATCCCCAGGTCGATTGCTCCGGCACGATCGCCATCGTCCACAACGGCATCATCGAAAACTATAAGCTGCTCAAACAGCAACTGCTCGAACTCGGCCACACCTTCACCAGCGAGACCGACACCGAGGTCGTGGTTCACCTGATCGAGCATTACCAAAACAGCGAAAGCTGCCTCGAGGACGCCGTCCGCGAAGCCCTCAAAAGGGTGGAGGGCACCTACGGGCTGGTGGTGCTTTCCCAGGCCGAGCCGGACAAGTTGATCGCCGTGCGCAAGGGCTCGCCGCTGATCATTGGCATCGGCGGAGGCGAACATTTCATCGCCAGCGACGTCAGCGCCATCGTTATCCACACCAAGCACGTGATCTATCTGGAGGATGACGAGATCTGCGTGGTCCGGCGCGACACCTTCGACATCACGAACATGCGCCACGAGCTGGTTCAGCCCCAGATCTCGGTGGTCGATTGGGACATTTCCGCGATCGAAAAAGGCGATTTCCAGCACTTCATGCTCAAGGAGATCTACGAGCAGCCCAGCACCGTGGATAACGCCTTCCGCGGCAGGATCGACGAGAAGAACGGAACCGCGCGCCTGGGCGGATTGAATCTCACGCCCCAGGAACTGAGGCAGGCGCGGAACATCCATCTGATCGCCTGCGGCACCTCTTTCCACGCGGCCCTCATCGGCAAATACATGATCGAGGACATGGCCCGCATCCCCGTCCAAGCGGAATACGCTTCTGAATACCGCTACCGCAATCCCATCATCGACGCGGACACCCTGGTCTTCGTGATCAGCCAGAGCGGCGAAACGGCGGACACCCTGGCGGCGATGCGGGAGGCAAAGTCACGCGGGGCGAGGGTTCTGGGCATCACCAACGTCGTGGGCAGCACCATCGCCCGCGAATCCAGCGGCGGTTCCTACATCCACGCCGGCAGCGAGATCGGGGTCGCCTCCACCAAGGCCTTCACCTCGCAGGTCACCATCCTCTTCCTGCTCGCCGTGCTTTTGGGACGGCAGCGCAGCTTTGCCACCAACCTCGGCTTGGACTACATCCGCGAATTGCAGCAGATCCCCGCCAAGATCGAAAGCATCCTGGCCCAGAACGAGAGATTGCGCCAGATCGCGGCAAGCATCAAAGACTGCCCCCAGGCCCTGTATCTGGGGCGCGGGATCAACTATCCCGTCGCCCTGGAAGGCGCCCTCAAGCTGAAAGAGATCTCATACATCCATGCCGAGGGCTATCCCGCCGCGGAGATGAAGCACGGCCCCATCGCCCTCATCGACGAGCATATGCCTGTGGTCGCCATCGCCACCCGCGATCCGCTCTACGAAAAGATCCACACCAATCTGCAGGAGGTCCGCTCCCGCCGGGCCAGGCTGATCACCATCGCCACCGAGGGAGACACTGAACTGGAGAAGCTTTCCGAGCATGTTATCCATATCCCGGACACCCTGCAAAACCTGCAGCCGTTGCTGACCGTGATCCCTCTGCAACTGCTGGCCTACCACGTGGCCGACCTCAAGGGCCTGGACGTGGACCAGCCCCGCAACCTGGCCAAAAGCGTGACCGTGGAATAA
- the rho gene encoding transcription termination factor Rho produces MPTVENLFDLSQAQLTKLAKQYGIPGYTQLKGNDLVFKLLEFQAAQEGLSFVTGCLEIMEDGFGFLRFPQNNYLPGRDDVYVSLTQVRRFGLKTGHMISGPVRSPKEGEKYFALLRVEAVNYMAPTAMQELRPYDTLTPYYPTERLNLEFDTKNYSTRIINLFTPIGKGQRGLIVAAPRTGKTTLLQDTANAILTNHPEVYLIVLLVDERPEEVTEMKKILRPGNREVISSTFDESPKNHTAVSEMVLEKAKRMIELNQDVVIVLDSITRLARAYNNVTPSSGKVLSGGIDANGLIKPKKFFGAARNTEEAGSLTIIATALIDTGSKMDQVIFEEFKGTGNMELVLDRSISDMRLYPAIDLVKSGTRREELLLTQNEINRMYVLRKFLKTISPIQGIETLRKRMQATETNDDMLNSMSN; encoded by the coding sequence ATGCCAACAGTCGAAAACCTCTTTGACCTCTCGCAAGCCCAACTTACCAAGCTGGCCAAGCAGTACGGGATCCCCGGCTACACCCAGCTCAAGGGCAACGATCTGGTCTTCAAACTCCTCGAATTCCAAGCCGCGCAGGAAGGCCTGTCCTTCGTCACGGGCTGCCTGGAGATCATGGAGGACGGATTCGGGTTCCTCCGGTTCCCGCAAAATAACTACCTGCCCGGGCGCGACGACGTCTATGTCTCGCTCACCCAGGTGCGCCGGTTCGGGCTCAAGACCGGCCACATGATCTCAGGCCCGGTGCGTTCGCCCAAGGAAGGCGAAAAATACTTCGCCCTGCTGAGGGTGGAAGCGGTCAACTACATGGCCCCCACAGCGATGCAGGAACTCCGCCCCTACGACACCCTCACGCCCTATTACCCAACCGAACGCCTTAATCTGGAGTTTGACACCAAAAACTACTCCACCCGCATCATAAACCTCTTCACCCCCATCGGCAAAGGCCAGCGCGGCTTGATCGTGGCCGCACCCCGCACCGGCAAAACCACCCTTCTCCAGGACACCGCCAACGCGATCCTCACCAACCATCCGGAAGTGTATCTGATCGTTCTGCTGGTGGACGAGCGCCCGGAGGAAGTGACAGAGATGAAAAAGATCCTCCGCCCAGGCAACCGCGAAGTGATCAGTTCCACCTTTGACGAATCGCCCAAAAACCACACCGCGGTGAGCGAAATGGTGCTCGAGAAAGCCAAACGGATGATCGAACTGAATCAGGACGTGGTGATCGTTTTGGACAGCATTACCCGGCTCGCCCGTGCCTACAACAACGTGACCCCCTCCAGCGGCAAGGTCCTCAGCGGAGGCATCGACGCCAATGGCCTGATCAAGCCGAAAAAGTTTTTTGGAGCAGCCCGTAATACTGAAGAGGCAGGCTCGCTCACCATCATCGCCACCGCCCTCATAGACACCGGTTCCAAGATGGACCAGGTGATCTTTGAAGAGTTCAAGGGCACGGGAAACATGGAATTGGTGCTCGACCGCAGCATTTCAGACATGCGCCTCTATCCAGCCATCGACCTGGTCAAGAGCGGAACCCGCCGCGAAGAGCTGCTGCTCACTCAAAACGAGATCAACCGCATGTATGTCCTGCGCAAGTTTTTGAAGACCATCAGCCCGATCCAGGGCATTGAGACCTTGCGCAAGCGGATGCAGGCTACTGAGACTAATGACGACATGCTCAACTCGATGAGCAATTAG
- a CDS encoding ABC transporter permease subunit, with amino-acid sequence MNFKKAGIVYRKEILEMLRDRRTLFATIVLPVIMYPLLFMGFTTIMSRQTEVLEKRGATIAFQDSLQIRDTASLAMSSAIQNSIDGIEFYSLMPSPPEVERLHKEKEIQAIVTLSDSVGASGLPTYKVRVRYDASDERGQLVYRRIDQALMQTAQEEIGNRLSSLRVDPQLIKPIIIDPVDTSTAEKKMGSILGIILPYMMILMLVAGASTIAADLVAGEKERRTLETLLVSSATRSEIVLGKYLTIITMAMINVVINLVSISLSIRFFLSQSGLATQSIQMPISAFGILLLAMLPLATLFAALLLSISTFSRNMKEARTYEQPILMVSMLLGMISFIPSVEINNLLALIPVVNIALLFKAVMINEYNLTHFLITVGSTLVLDVFAIWLTVRLFNTESVLFRTEDDSSIKNVARNKRSFFNSFYGLLYFALAVIALYYIGGSLQAKDMIKGLTQTQVFIILLPVLLLLRALKLKPREILRLKLPRLKEVLLIPFIAVSAALIVAILSQFINSIYPFPEEYIEALSRLFTQDVPLWQMFLVIAVLPGICEEILFRGFMVRFYEGKSLRLAVIASALLFAVFHLDPFRFVPVFLLGLLLGYLTLRSGSIINSMLSHTINNGLALFIVTYASQPWLQPFIQDADNLHYWVLAPALLVFAGSMALFHKATAPQEVS; translated from the coding sequence ATGAATTTTAAGAAAGCCGGAATCGTCTACCGCAAGGAGATCCTGGAGATGCTGCGCGATCGGCGCACGCTCTTTGCCACCATCGTGCTGCCCGTGATAATGTATCCCCTGCTGTTCATGGGGTTTACCACCATCATGAGCCGCCAGACCGAGGTGTTGGAAAAACGGGGAGCCACCATCGCCTTCCAGGACAGCCTGCAGATTCGCGACACGGCTTCTCTGGCAATGAGCTCGGCCATCCAGAACAGCATCGACGGGATTGAATTTTACAGCCTCATGCCCAGCCCTCCGGAAGTCGAGAGGCTGCACAAAGAAAAAGAGATCCAGGCGATCGTGACCCTCTCAGACTCCGTTGGAGCTTCAGGACTGCCCACCTACAAGGTCAGGGTCCGATACGACGCCTCGGATGAACGGGGGCAGCTCGTTTATCGCCGGATTGACCAGGCCCTGATGCAAACAGCCCAGGAGGAAATCGGCAACCGCCTGTCCTCGCTCAGGGTCGACCCGCAGCTGATCAAGCCGATCATCATTGACCCTGTGGACACTTCCACCGCGGAAAAGAAGATGGGCTCGATCCTGGGGATCATCCTGCCTTACATGATGATCCTGATGCTGGTGGCCGGGGCCTCGACCATTGCGGCGGACCTTGTGGCGGGAGAGAAGGAACGGCGCACCCTGGAGACCTTGCTGGTCTCGTCCGCCACGCGCAGCGAGATAGTTTTGGGCAAATACCTCACCATCATCACCATGGCCATGATCAACGTGGTGATCAATCTGGTCAGCATCAGCCTGTCCATCAGGTTTTTCCTTTCCCAGTCGGGCCTTGCCACACAAAGCATCCAGATGCCCATCAGCGCCTTTGGGATCCTGCTGCTGGCGATGTTGCCTTTGGCCACCCTGTTCGCGGCCTTGCTGCTTTCGATCTCAACCTTCTCGCGCAACATGAAGGAGGCCAGGACCTACGAGCAGCCGATCCTGATGGTCTCGATGCTGCTGGGCATGATCAGCTTCATCCCCTCGGTCGAGATCAACAACCTGCTGGCCCTGATCCCGGTGGTGAACATCGCGTTGCTCTTCAAGGCGGTGATGATCAACGAATACAATCTCACCCACTTTCTCATCACTGTCGGTTCCACCCTTGTTCTGGACGTGTTCGCCATCTGGCTCACCGTCAGGCTGTTCAACACCGAATCCGTGCTCTTCCGCACCGAGGATGACAGCAGCATCAAAAACGTGGCCCGCAACAAGCGCAGCTTCTTCAATTCCTTTTACGGGCTGCTCTATTTTGCTTTGGCCGTGATCGCCCTCTACTACATCGGCGGAAGCCTCCAGGCCAAAGACATGATCAAGGGCCTGACGCAGACGCAGGTCTTCATCATCCTGCTGCCCGTGCTGCTCCTGCTCCGGGCGCTCAAGCTCAAGCCCAGGGAAATTCTGCGCCTGAAACTTCCGCGCCTCAAAGAGGTCCTGCTGATCCCCTTCATCGCGGTTTCCGCCGCGCTGATCGTGGCCATCCTCTCCCAATTCATCAATTCCATCTATCCTTTTCCGGAGGAATACATCGAAGCCCTGTCCAGGTTGTTCACCCAGGATGTCCCGCTTTGGCAGATGTTCCTGGTGATCGCGGTGTTGCCCGGCATCTGCGAGGAGATCCTCTTCCGGGGCTTCATGGTCCGGTTCTATGAAGGCAAATCCCTGCGCCTTGCCGTCATCGCCAGCGCCCTGCTCTTCGCGGTCTTCCATCTGGATCCCTTCCGCTTTGTGCCGGTCTTCCTGCTGGGCCTGCTGCTCGGTTATCTGACCCTCCGTTCCGGCAGCATCATCAACAGCATGCTTTCCCATACGATCAACAACGGCCTGGCCCTGTTCATCGTCACCTACGCCAGCCAGCCCTGGCTCCAGCCTTTCATCCAGGACGCAGATAACCTGCATTACTGGGTTCTGGCCCCGGCGCTGCTGGTATTTGCCGGGTCGATGGCTCTTTTCCATAAGGCCACGGCTCCCCAGGAGGTATCCTGA